From Pleurocapsa sp. PCC 7319:
GGGCAAGATAAAGAGCAGTCCCTAAATAAGTAGGTTCTTGCGCCAGGAGACTTCCTAATTTTAATATTCTCTCGGATCCTGTTTCTTGTTGTGCTTTTTGAAGTTCTGCTAATAGGGGCGGATTAATCCGAAGTTCATTAGTAACCATAGCAGGATGGCTTTTCAATGGCACAGCAGTTTTGCCAGGTGGAGTTTTAAGCTTCAGTTCTTCGGTGGCGATTTTAAATTCTTGGCGAGCCTCATCTATTCTACCGGTAAGCATGAAGATGGTTGCTAGTCGATTTCTGGCTCCTGTTGCTATAGCTGATAATGAGATCGCTTTTTGGAAATGTGCTTCAGCTTTTGGGTAATCGTATTGATAAAAATAGACATTGCCTCTTAGCTGTTCAGTTTGTCTAATCCAGTCTTGATTGTCCGTAGAAATTTGATCGAGTACATCAAGAGCAGCAGCATAATCACCTTGCTCCATCAGTACGCGACCAAGCTGCCATGATAGTTGAATATTATGAGGAAAACGAGCCAGTCCGTTGATTAAAAGTTGATGGCTGAGTTCAAGATTACCCAAACGTAACTGTAATTCAATTAATTGAATGAGAATATAAACTGAATTAGGTATTTTATCTTGTGCTGTTTGCAGTAATTTCAAAGCAGCTCCTGTTTCTCCTTGAAGAAAAACTAAATTAGCTAGCAGACAATATCCGTGATGGTGATTAGGATGTTGATGACAAATTTCCTGATAAGATTGACGTGCTGCTTGCCAATTTTCTAAAGCTTGGTATAGTGACCCTAATTGAATTAAAACTGGGATATTCGCTCCTAACAACCGGTAGGTTTCTTCAAGAAGAGTAATAGCTAATTCAACTTGACCAGACTGACTATAAATTTTGGCTAATTCAATACGGGAGTTAAGATGTTCTGGATTAGTTGCCAATATACTCTTATATACACTTGCTGCTGCGGACAGATTTGGTATTTTTTGGAAAATACTGCCTTTAATCATTTGAGCGCGAATGTTTTCGGGAAATTTCGGGATAATTGCCTCGATAAGTTTAAGTGCTTCGTTTATACGACCTAAATCTCTTAATTCTTCAAGGGCAAATAGTTCGGCATTAAGAGAATCAGCCAAATTAGAAGCTTTTTCTTGAGCGAGACAAAAACACTGCAATGCTTTTCCTCGTTGACCTAATTTTCTAGCCAAGTGACCAGAATACATTACGGTACGAGGCTCTTCAGGATATCTTTGACGCAATATTTCGAGATTATTTTGAGCTTCTACCAAACGTCCTAAATCAAATAAAATATCTATCCTATTGAAGTGCGGTTCAATTCTTTCAGGATAATTGGCGATCGCTTGTTGAAAATAGCTCAGGGCTATCTCTAGTTGTTGAGATTTTTGCTCTAATTGACCCATTTGTATTAGAGCATTAAAGTTATCAGGATAATATTCTAATGCCAGGTCTATTTTTTTTCTGGCTGCTTCAAAATTATTTAAATCTCTCAGTTCAATTGCAACATCCAGATTAGCCCATAGATTTTGTGGGTCGATCTCTAAAGCTTTTTGATAGTACTTGAGTGCTTGTTTTCTCCGACCTCTCTGACGTTCTAATTTCCCAAGATGCATGAGAATATTAAAATTATTGGGAGATTTTTCTAAAAGTTTTTGTATTTGATTAATAGCTTGGGGGGAATTCCCCAGCTTTTTAATATCAGATAAACGTTTCTGTGTGGTTTGATTTTTCGACTCGCTCATCTTAAATGAACTACTGATCTAAAATTATTTGGTTACATCGGTTATCATCAAGATCCATTGACCAGAATAATTCCTAATAATAACTCAATATTTTTTGAGGTTGTGCTGACGTGGGATAAGCTGTGAAAGGGGCTTTCCCTGTCGCTTTTAGTAAAACTCGACTTTTACTGTGATTTTACTCTTAAAGGCAACAATAGGGCAGAACGGGAATGACATTCCCAGATTAATTGAGTAGAGTCTATGAGTAGAATCCTGATTGCTGAAGACGAACCACGCATTGCTGCCTTTGTGCAAAAGGGGCTGCGAGCCAATGGCTTTACTACTGCGATCGCCAGTGATGCTCAAGAAGCACTCAATATGGTGCTGGGAAGTGATTTTGATTTAATGCTGTTGGATTTAGGACTACCAATCAAAGATGGATTAACGGTCTTAGAAGAATTACGCGGGCAAGGTGCTAAGTTGCCAATTATTATTCTTACAGCTCGCGATGATATCAAAGATAAAGTAGCTGGGTTAGAAAGTGGAGCGGATGACTATGTTACCAAACCCTTTAGTTTTGAAGAATTACTAGCGAGAATACGCTTACGCTTACGCTCTTATCAGCAAGATACAACAAAAGGAGAAGAAACAAATCTGGTAGTTGGTAATTTACTGCTAGATTTACGAACTCGCAAAGTAAAAATTGCTAATCAAGAAATAGATTTGCCCGCAAGAGAATTTATTCTTTTAGAAACCTTTATGCGGCATCCTAACCAAGTGATGAGCCGTGAACAGTTACTAGACCGTGTTTGGGGTTATGATTATGACCCTGGTTCTAATATCGTTGATGTTTACGTAGGATATCTACGGAAAAAATTAGGGAGTAAAACAATCGAAACTGTCAGAGGCATGGGCTATCGATTGCGAAGATGAGAAAAGTCTCATTTTAGATTTATCGATAAGGTTCGGAAGAATGTTATTTTAAAGAAATTAAGTACAATTACTCAATTAATTTCTCTCCGATAATTAATTAACCCATGAGTCGTATTCTTATTGCTGAAGACGAAGCACGTTTAGCTGCCTTTATCGAAAAGGGTTTACGTAGAAATGGCTATCAAATAGCGATCGCCAGTGATGGAGTGCAAGCATTGCAAATGATCCGCAGTGGTGAATTCGATCTATTGCTGCTGGATATAGGACTACCGATTATAGATGGTTGGACAGTATTGAGTGAATTAGAAGCTAATTCTATTAACTTGTCGACTATTGTCGTAACTGCTAGTGATGATGTCTCAGCTAGCCTCAAACGAATTACGAAAAGAGTTCCAGATTATATATGTAAACCTTTTCGATTCGCAGAGCTACTAGAGCTAATACAAGTCAATTTACCAAATGAAAGCGTAAATTAATATCTACATCTATAGAATTGCTATTAAATTAAGTTTATAAATAACGAAGTAGTTGCTAATTGTTTGCTCTAATTGGGAGTATAGACTTTCTCAAATTAATGAGGTACACCTCGATTAGCCATTAGCCATTAGCCATTAGCCATTAGCCAAAACCAGGGTTTAGGACTGTATTTCACGTAAATGAGAACCGCTGTAAAGATCAGGAGGTCATAATCAATGGTTGTATCCGCTCCAAAACAATTAGATAATCGCCCTATTTTTCAATCTCGCTATGATAACTTTATTGGCGGGAAATGGATTGCTCCACACAATCGTCAGTATGCCGATAACCTTTCGCCCGTAACTGGAAAACCTATTTGTCAAATTCCCCGTTCCAGTAAAGAAGACATTGAATTAGCTTTAGATGCTGCTCATATAGCTCAGGAACAATGGAGTCAAACTTCAGTTAGCGATCGCGCCCGTATTTTAAATAAGATTGCCGATCGCATGGAAGAAAACCTAGAAATGCTAGCTACAGCAGAAACTTGGGACAATGGGAAGCCAATCCGAGAAACGACTGCTGCCGATCTTCCTTTGGCGATCGATCACTTCCGTTACTTTGCTGGTTGTATTCGTGCTCAAGAAGGTTCAATTGGGGAAATTGATGGCGATACTGTAGCCTATCACTTTCACGAGCCATTGGGGGTAGTCGGTCAAATTATTCCCTGGAATTTCCCTTTGCTAATGGCAACCTGGAAATTAGCCCCTGCCCTAGCAGCCGGAAATTGCGTCGTCCTTAAACCAGCCGGACCTACCCCTGCCTCCATTCTGGTGTTAATGGAACTGATTGGCGATTTGCTACCTGATGGAGTGATTAACATTGTCAATGGTTCGGGAGCACAAATCGGTAAAGCCCTGGCTACCAGCAATCGTATCGCTAAAGTGGCTTTTACAGGGGAAACTACCACCGGGCGTTTAATTATGCAGTATGCGTCCCAAAATATTATCCCCGTAACTCTAGAACTTGGCGGTAAATCCCCCAACGTTTTCTTAGAAGATGTCTGCGCTAAAGATGATGATTTCTTCGATAAAGCGATCGAAGGATTTGTCATGTTTGCCCTCAATCAAGGTGAAGTTTGCACCTGTCCTTCTCGTGCTCTAATTCAAGAATCGATTTACGAGCAATTTATGGAAAAAGCTTTAGCTAGAGTAGCCGAGATTAAACAAGGCAATCCTCTTGAACCTTCAACTATGTTAGGTGCGCAAGTATCAGCTAATCAAATGGAGAAGATTCAGTCTTATGTCGATTTGGGTCGGGCCGAAGGTGCAGAATGTCTAATTGGTGGCGAAAAAAATCTTCTAGATGGTGATTTAAAAGATGGTTATTATTACAAACCTACTGTCTTCAAAGGTCACAACCAAATGCGGATCTTTCAGGAGGAAATCTTTGGACCTGTTTTAGCCGTTACTACTTTTAAAGACGAAGCAGAAGCTTTGACAATAGCTAATGATACTCTCTATGGGCTAGGTGCAGGAGTATGGACGAGAGATATGAACACGGCCTATCGCTTAGGACGGGGAATCAAAGCTGGACGAGTCTGGACCAACTGCTATCATTTGTATCCTGCTCATGCTGCCTTTGGCGGTTACAAAGTGTCTGGTATTGGGCGCGAAAATCATAAGATGATGCTAGAGCACTATCAGCAAACTAAAAACTTGCTAGTCAGTTACAACCCTAAAGCAATGGGATTCTTTTAGTAGCAAATCGTAATTACCGTAAAGAATACTGTTCGGGAAAGTTTTACAATCAGAATTATCAAAGCAGACAAAGATAAAAATTTCTATGTTGCGTAAAATCTTAATTCTGATCATGTCATTGTCGTTGTGCTGGACTACTCTAGGTTGTTCTGGCTCTTCAACGTCAATGCAATCCCCATCATCTTCTAATAATAATGCTAGTATTTCCTCTGCACCAACATCTATTAGTGATGGTAAATATCCGGTGCAGCAGGCAACCTATGACGATGCAAGTGGTGAGTACAGTTTAATGTTACTCAATACTCCCCCAGGAACACCTCCAGTATTGCAAACAGCCCAGCTCCAGATGGCACGAATTGATGAAGAGCAAGCGGCAAACGGAGAAAAAACTTATCTTCAGGTTGATAATGGTCAACCCGTGATGTACCTCACAGAAGATTTCAAAATTGAATATGTTCATAACGCCACGGAAACTAGAACCGATCCTCAAACTGGTCAAACTGAGACAGTAGTGGTTAGAAGAGAATCTAGTTTCTGGACTCCTTTTGCTGGAGCCTTGGCAGGACAAGCAATTGCCAGTATGCTATTTAGACCCCAATATTATGTCCCACCTGTATATCAATCAGGGGGAATTTTAACTGGTTATGGTGGTTATGGTAGTAGTTATTCTCAAGCGGTTAATCGTTATCAAGATCGCTATAATGCTCCTCCTGCGGCAGTCAAAAACCGTCGTACACTGAGAACCACTGGTAGTGTTCGTAATACTGCTAGCAATAAAGCTCGCAAGTCATTGAGCAATAAAAATCGCGCTACTGGATCTGGTGTTGGTTCTAGCACTCTCCGTTCTTCTGGAAAAGCAAAAGCTAAGCAGTTCAAACGTCCTAGCGGCTTTGGTAGCAGCTCCGGTCTGAGAACTCCCAGACGTAGCTTTAGGGGTTCTCGAAGAAGAAGATAAAAGTGTTAGTCATGGAAATGGGAAAAGTTTAATGGACAAGGGACAAAGGTTATATTTACCAGATGTGAGCGAGAAAGCCTCTTCCTTCAGATGGAGGATGATAGCGAACTGAACGGACTTGGGTTGAGAATTTACAACGCGGTGGTTCTACAAGCTGAATTCGATTCAGCGTAGCCCACCGCCATATTTGACACATAATCTTTGTATACCAAGAGTTTCAGACATTGTATAATACTTGTAAGTTCTCTAACAGAGTTGAAGTATGGGGTTCTAAAAACGAGTTTTTTAGGTAAAACTTCGAGCAACACTTGAGAATGTAGTCTTTCTAGTTTGATTGGAACAAATGCGAATCGCTAGCGGTAAAATGCAGGATTCAACTAAGCTCTAGAAGACCTAAAGAAAGAAAACCAATCCTGGTTGTTTGGAGTAATCCAACTGGTGAGGGCATTTTCCAGTGTGAGAGTAGATGTCAGACAAGTCTAACTTGCTATCTACGCCAGTATTGCAGAATCCTCTAGCTGAAGCAAGAGGAGTATGTCAAATTTTTTGTCCCTGTGACCTTCAAAAGCGTTTACTTAAATAAACGGTGAAACAGTTGCGTTGTGCGGGGTCCCCCCGTTGTCCCAAAGGGATACCGCAAGCATAAGCAAACTGTTGAACCCGAAGGGCTGATAGCTAGGGCGAAGCCCTTTACCTTTCTAACCTTGACCTCTAGTTTGAGTCTGAAATGTAGTCTATTGAACTAAACACTTATAATAAAGGTAGCGAAGCCACTCCATAATGGTGAGAGGGCAACATGAAAACTAACACTTTATACTCTGTTTCTTTTTTCTGCACTTCTTTAGCAATGGCGATCGCCTTGGTAATGATTGGTGCAATGGGTACTGCAAAAGCACAAAATACAGTTCCTCAGCTGGATAATTTTGACTCAAATGGCTTGTTTACACCAACATCAGCCCAAAGATTCTTTGAACAAGGCAGGCGCAATATGGAAAGGGAAATAGAAATTTTGGAAGATCCAGAGCATTATTTTGGAGAAGGTATTCTCCAGATCAACACTATTGACATCAAAGTAATCCAAGAAACCGGGTCAACAAAACCAATTGATAATTTTCCTGGAGGTAGTTCTCAATATGAATTAGAAACCAACCACACAAACTAACGTACTTATTGCCAATTTCCGACTAGGACATAAGGAGACCAGTAGAAAGGATGGGGTGGTAGATCTTTAAGAGATTCAAATCTAGGATTTTCTCTCAGAAAATTTATCAGAGAAAGTTGAGAATTTTTGAGTGCGTTTACTTTTTGGGAATTGGGTTTCCTCAACTCCTGATAAAATTGAGTCATTAAATCAGCCGTAAATTTATCTCCCACTGGCCATAGACTAGCAATAGTACTACTAGTCCCAGAACGAACAGCTACTCCAGCTAAACCTAAAACAGCTTTTTCATCTCCTGCTGCAGTATCACAAGCACTTAACACAAGAAGTTCTGGAATATTAGTTTTTCCGACACTTAACAATTGATTCAACTTATCAACATTAATGGATTCTCCATCACCTGTAACAATAAAAGTTTTTTCAGGATTGGAGCTAAATAAACCATGAGTTGCTAAATGAAGTACGTCATATGGCTGTTGTTTAAGTTCATTTTCAAGTCGCTTGGCGGTGAATTCTTCATTAAGAAGCTGTTGGCAATTAGGACAATTTGCGCCGATCTGGTTAAGTTCTAGAGCAACTTTATCGAGTGCAGAGAAAAGTTTTCCATCAATTTCAACTTGTTGATTAACTCCAGCAGCTAAAATGCTTAATGATTCTGATTTAGACTGTTGAGAAGTAAGTGACTGTAACTGTAAACTAGGAACATAAGCGATACCGTAATTTTCAATTAAATATTGTTTACCGTCATACAGTGCAGCCATTGGTACTCTCTGTAAGCGATCGTTAAGCACAAAAGCCAAGGTTTCAATTTGGCTAGAGTTTAATTCAGACTCAAAAGGGCGAATTAACCATTCGTATAACTGTGTTAATATCGGCAACAAATTTTGGGTGTTTGCCTCTACCTGTCTTGACCTAAGAGGTACAGTTTTGAATATATTAATAGCAGAATCATTAAAGCTTTCATTGTATAAGTTGTCATACAGACTATCTAAAGTTTCATTGAATTTTGTTTCTGCGATCGCAATGGTGGTTTGTTTTAATGGCTGTTTGGGTAAAGATAAAATTACTTCTAGTCTATTGGGAAAAATAATCGGGTAGATTACTGCTGCCTGGTTATCTAAATCCTCAATTTGGATAGCAACTTGTGCCTCTTCTACACAAGGAT
This genomic window contains:
- a CDS encoding tetratricopeptide repeat protein translates to MSESKNQTTQKRLSDIKKLGNSPQAINQIQKLLEKSPNNFNILMHLGKLERQRGRRKQALKYYQKALEIDPQNLWANLDVAIELRDLNNFEAARKKIDLALEYYPDNFNALIQMGQLEQKSQQLEIALSYFQQAIANYPERIEPHFNRIDILFDLGRLVEAQNNLEILRQRYPEEPRTVMYSGHLARKLGQRGKALQCFCLAQEKASNLADSLNAELFALEELRDLGRINEALKLIEAIIPKFPENIRAQMIKGSIFQKIPNLSAAASVYKSILATNPEHLNSRIELAKIYSQSGQVELAITLLEETYRLLGANIPVLIQLGSLYQALENWQAARQSYQEICHQHPNHHHGYCLLANLVFLQGETGAALKLLQTAQDKIPNSVYILIQLIELQLRLGNLELSHQLLINGLARFPHNIQLSWQLGRVLMEQGDYAAALDVLDQISTDNQDWIRQTEQLRGNVYFYQYDYPKAEAHFQKAISLSAIATGARNRLATIFMLTGRIDEARQEFKIATEELKLKTPPGKTAVPLKSHPAMVTNELRINPPLLAELQKAQQETGSERILKLGSLLAQEPTYLGTALYLARELRQQGIFDGIQQTLSINSTSIPAIPQRIVQFWDEPEPPEELQRICQSWIDLNPQYEYTRFSLNTAIAFLRQHYDAQVLQAFANCDQPATQADFFRLAYLNIMGGFYADADDLCRQSLDTIVSLNPELVVLQEDFACIGNNFLGCIPGQSMIRTAFHQAVNNLTDYCNEGPWFKTGPGLITSVVCSGLIPYLTYTDYQMWPRLLVLTQSQLRKFITQHIFLAYKRTNKSWQHNAYHRRIRATQF
- a CDS encoding response regulator transcription factor — encoded protein: MSRILIAEDEPRIAAFVQKGLRANGFTTAIASDAQEALNMVLGSDFDLMLLDLGLPIKDGLTVLEELRGQGAKLPIIILTARDDIKDKVAGLESGADDYVTKPFSFEELLARIRLRLRSYQQDTTKGEETNLVVGNLLLDLRTRKVKIANQEIDLPAREFILLETFMRHPNQVMSREQLLDRVWGYDYDPGSNIVDVYVGYLRKKLGSKTIETVRGMGYRLRR
- a CDS encoding response regulator transcription factor; this translates as MSRILIAEDEARLAAFIEKGLRRNGYQIAIASDGVQALQMIRSGEFDLLLLDIGLPIIDGWTVLSELEANSINLSTIVVTASDDVSASLKRITKRVPDYICKPFRFAELLELIQVNLPNESVN
- the adh gene encoding aldehyde dehydrogenase, with amino-acid sequence MVVSAPKQLDNRPIFQSRYDNFIGGKWIAPHNRQYADNLSPVTGKPICQIPRSSKEDIELALDAAHIAQEQWSQTSVSDRARILNKIADRMEENLEMLATAETWDNGKPIRETTAADLPLAIDHFRYFAGCIRAQEGSIGEIDGDTVAYHFHEPLGVVGQIIPWNFPLLMATWKLAPALAAGNCVVLKPAGPTPASILVLMELIGDLLPDGVINIVNGSGAQIGKALATSNRIAKVAFTGETTTGRLIMQYASQNIIPVTLELGGKSPNVFLEDVCAKDDDFFDKAIEGFVMFALNQGEVCTCPSRALIQESIYEQFMEKALARVAEIKQGNPLEPSTMLGAQVSANQMEKIQSYVDLGRAEGAECLIGGEKNLLDGDLKDGYYYKPTVFKGHNQMRIFQEEIFGPVLAVTTFKDEAEALTIANDTLYGLGAGVWTRDMNTAYRLGRGIKAGRVWTNCYHLYPAHAAFGGYKVSGIGRENHKMMLEHYQQTKNLLVSYNPKAMGFF